The window TATTGCTTTCTTAAACAGTTTTTTGCTAATTCCGAGTTTTTCCCTAATAACATCAGGGTCGCTCTTGTCGTTCAATGCCAGAAAACCATTGTTAGTTTCAAGTATATCTATAATCATATCGGCATTAGGCTCTATACTTACAAAACCTTGTTTTTGAAGTGTAATATCTATTTTGCCGTCTTCCCTCACTTCTTTTACATAACCCGAAATTCTTTCGCCGTACTTTAATGGCTGAAAAACCTGATTAGAAAAAATGAAACCCATGTATTTATCATCAACAATAACATTTACGCCTAAATCAGATTTTTTATCAATCAAAAGATCAACTCCCTGGTTTACTTCTAAATCGATATTTTCCTTCTCAATGAATTTCGAAATTTTATTTGACCCCAACAATCTGTCAGTTTCCTCATCAACAAACATGTAGACATTGTAGTATCTGCCTTCCTCCATCTTTTTTGCCTGCTCCTTAAAAGGAACAAACAAATCTTTTTCGAGACCCAAATCTAAAAACGCACCTGCTTTATTGGTAGCAGTACATCTCAGACAACCAAACTCACCTTTAATAAGTTTGGGATCCAATGTAGTTGCAACTCTTCGCTCTCCTGAATCGAGATAAACAAATACTCTTATTTTCTGATCAATTTCAAAACTATCGGGTACATATTTTCCGGGAAGCAGAACTTCATTTTCCATATTGTCGCCAAGAAAAAGACCTACAGCAGTTTCTCTTAATATTGACAAATTGTGATAAACTCCAATTTCAAGAGTGTTGTCTTTCAGGTGATGATCACGTTTTTCGTATTGCATGTTTCTTATTTTTTCGTTGGCTGTTATATCCTTAAAAATCCCGTTAGGATCAAACTAAACAATTTTCATATTTGCACCTTTACCTGTACGTTCAATCATAATTTCTATTGCATCAACTATAATATTAAATTGTTGATTCATAAATCCGGCAAGGTTATCATCGAAGTCGGCATGTTCAAGCTCTGATTGTAAAAAGGCGTTTAAAGACGGTTGTTTC is drawn from Bacteroidota bacterium and contains these coding sequences:
- a CDS encoding S1-like domain-containing RNA-binding protein, producing the protein MQYEKRDHHLKDNTLEIGVYHNLSILRETAVGLFLGDNMENEVLLPGKYVPDSFEIDQKIRVFVYLDSGERRVATTLDPKLIKGEFGCLRCTATNKAGAFLDLGLEKDLFVPFKEQAKKMEEGRYYNVYMFVDEETDRLLGSNKISKFIEKENIDLEVNQGVDLLIDKKSDLGVNVIVDDKYMGFIFSNQVFQPLKYGERISGYVKEVREDGKIDITLQKQGFVSIEPNADMIIDILETNNGFLALNDKSDPDVIREKLGISKKLFKKAIGSLYKERIIEIKDDGIYLKGY